Proteins found in one Thalassomonas actiniarum genomic segment:
- the putP gene encoding sodium/proline symporter PutP produces MAFSLPTLITFISYLLTTLLIGYLAFKATNTLSDYILGGRQLGPAVTALSVGASDMSGWLLLGLPGAIYLSGVSEVWIGVGLVLGAWLNWLLVAPRLRHFSEHADDALTMPDFFAKRFDDKSNILRFISALTILVFFTFYVSSGLVGGAILFEKVFAIDYQNALLIGTVVIVSYTFLGGFLAVSWTDFFQGCLMLLALVILPVVTLNELGGIAQTQQILEQADPHYADFFKNFSWLGFFSLMAWGLGYFGQPHILSRFMAIRSVADIPKSRNIAMSWMVISLIGALAVGVVGMAYFIEAPLENSETVFIHLAHILLNPWVAGILIAAILSAIMSTIDSQLLVCSSVIVEDFYKQLSKSKPSEKKLVWLSRLSLLLIALLAAFIATDPQSTVLGLVSYAWAGFGAAFGPTMLLALFWSKFTRTGALAAIISGALTVVVWKQLSGGLFDLYEIVPGFISALLSGYLFSLLFPEQTQGSERVYRALLEKK; encoded by the coding sequence ATGGCGTTTTCTCTCCCCACCCTGATCACTTTTATTTCTTATTTATTAACCACCCTGCTTATCGGCTACCTGGCCTTTAAGGCCACCAATACCTTAAGCGATTATATCTTAGGCGGCAGGCAGCTGGGGCCTGCGGTCACGGCACTGAGCGTCGGCGCATCCGATATGAGCGGCTGGTTGCTGCTGGGTCTCCCCGGGGCCATCTATTTGTCCGGAGTCAGCGAGGTCTGGATCGGGGTAGGCCTGGTGCTCGGCGCCTGGTTAAACTGGCTGCTGGTGGCCCCCAGGCTCAGGCACTTTAGCGAACACGCCGATGATGCTTTGACCATGCCGGATTTTTTCGCCAAACGCTTTGACGATAAGTCCAATATCCTGCGTTTTATCTCCGCCCTGACCATTTTAGTGTTTTTTACTTTTTATGTTTCTTCCGGCCTGGTCGGCGGCGCCATCTTGTTTGAGAAAGTCTTCGCCATCGACTATCAAAATGCCCTGCTGATCGGCACTGTGGTCATAGTCTCTTATACCTTTCTCGGCGGTTTTCTGGCGGTAAGCTGGACCGACTTTTTTCAGGGCTGCCTAATGCTGCTGGCGCTGGTGATTTTACCTGTAGTCACCCTCAATGAATTAGGCGGCATAGCACAAACTCAGCAGATTTTAGAACAGGCGGATCCCCATTATGCGGACTTTTTCAAAAACTTTAGCTGGCTCGGCTTTTTCTCGCTGATGGCCTGGGGACTGGGTTATTTCGGTCAGCCCCATATTTTATCGCGTTTTATGGCCATCCGCTCGGTCGCCGATATTCCAAAATCCCGCAATATTGCCATGAGCTGGATGGTGATTTCCCTGATCGGGGCACTGGCAGTCGGAGTGGTCGGCATGGCCTACTTTATCGAGGCGCCGCTTGAGAACAGCGAAACCGTCTTTATTCACCTGGCCCATATTCTGCTCAACCCCTGGGTTGCCGGTATATTAATCGCCGCGATTTTATCCGCGATCATGAGTACCATAGACTCACAGCTGCTGGTGTGTTCGAGTGTTATCGTCGAAGACTTTTATAAACAGCTCAGCAAAAGCAAACCCAGTGAGAAAAAGCTGGTATGGCTGTCGCGTTTATCCCTGCTGCTGATCGCCCTGTTGGCGGCGTTTATTGCCACAGATCCGCAAAGCACAGTCTTAGGGCTTGTCAGCTACGCCTGGGCCGGTTTTGGCGCCGCTTTCGGCCCGACCATGCTACTGGCATTGTTCTGGTCCAAGTTCACCCGTACCGGAGCACTGGCGGCCATTATTTCAGGGGCGTTAACGGTCGTGGTATGGAAACAGCTTAGCGGCGGACTTTTCGATTTATATGAAATTGTCCCGGGCTTTATCAGCGCATTGCTAAGCGGTTACCTGTTCAGCCTGCTGTTTCCGGAGCAGACACAAGGCAGTGAGCGGGTCTACCGTGCTTTACTGGAGAAAAAGTAA